In a genomic window of Blattabacterium cuenoti:
- a CDS encoding M16 family metallopeptidase has translation MNRFYFFFLMLAIMIINHLESSDFNHLKKSYKIKFFEEKLSNGLHVILHQDHTNPLVSISVLYHVGSKNETPGKSGFAHFFEHLMFEGSKNIKRGEYFKYIASNGGKNNAYTNYDETCYYEVLPSDRLPLALWLESERMLHAKVDKTSINTQREVVKEEKKMRIENQPYTKAISEIIPSLLFKKHPYKYPIIGFDNDLNTASEKDYKEFYKTYYVPNNAVLVVSGDFDMNEARKLIKNYFASIPKGNRNFRMKKIEEDPIKKEIFSTYVDKNTKVPGVFLSYRIPNLTNQDSYVLKIIDHVLSSGESSRIMKSIVNTKQMASYAGSFLDTMEDYGIFIIYGLINPGITLDQLTKIIDEEIDLLKEKGITKYELEKQINYFEKKFISDNYSMSGITENLSHYYLYYHNADLINTDIERYKKISIEDIKKIANKYLNKNSRVRLYNVPNKNNTNK, from the coding sequence ATGAATAGGTTTTATTTTTTTTTCTTAATGTTAGCAATTATGATAATTAATCATTTAGAATCCAGTGATTTTAATCATTTAAAAAAATCGTATAAAATTAAATTTTTTGAAGAAAAACTATCAAATGGTTTACATGTTATTCTGCATCAAGATCACACGAACCCTTTGGTTTCTATTTCCGTACTGTATCATGTAGGAAGTAAAAACGAAACTCCTGGAAAATCAGGGTTTGCTCATTTTTTCGAACATCTTATGTTTGAAGGATCTAAAAATATAAAAAGGGGAGAATATTTTAAATATATAGCTTCTAATGGAGGAAAAAACAATGCATATACAAATTATGATGAGACTTGTTATTACGAAGTATTACCATCTGATCGTCTTCCATTAGCTTTGTGGTTAGAATCGGAAAGAATGCTTCATGCTAAAGTTGATAAGACGAGTATTAATACACAAAGAGAAGTAGTAAAAGAAGAAAAAAAAATGCGTATAGAAAATCAACCATACACAAAAGCTATATCAGAAATTATTCCTTCTTTATTGTTTAAAAAACATCCATATAAATATCCAATTATTGGATTTGATAATGATTTAAATACTGCTTCAGAAAAAGATTACAAAGAATTTTATAAAACTTATTATGTTCCAAATAATGCTGTTTTAGTTGTATCAGGTGATTTTGATATGAATGAAGCTAGAAAATTAATTAAAAATTATTTTGCATCTATTCCTAAAGGAAATAGGAATTTTAGAATGAAAAAAATAGAAGAAGATCCGATAAAAAAAGAAATATTTTCCACTTATGTAGATAAAAACACTAAAGTTCCTGGAGTATTTTTATCATATAGAATTCCCAATTTAACAAACCAAGATTCTTATGTATTAAAAATTATTGATCATGTATTATCATCTGGAGAAAGTTCTCGTATTATGAAAAGTATTGTGAATACAAAACAAATGGCTTCCTATGCTGGTTCATTTTTAGATACAATGGAGGACTATGGTATTTTCATTATATATGGATTAATTAATCCTGGAATCACATTAGATCAATTGACAAAAATAATTGATGAGGAAATAGATCTTTTAAAGGAAAAAGGAATTACAAAATATGAATTGGAAAAACAAATTAATTATTTCGAAAAAAAATTTATTTCCGATAATTATTCTATGAGTGGAATAACAGAAAATTTATCTCATTATTATTTATATTACCATAATGCAGATTTGATTAATACTGATATAGAAAGATATAAAAAAATATCTATAGAAGATATAAAAAAAATTGCTAACAAATATTTAAATAAAAATAGTAGAGTTCGTTTATATAATGTTCCAAATAAAAATAACACAAATAAATAA
- a CDS encoding c-type cytochrome, which produces MRKISFFIFIFSLFFFFFKEDKLKASDIIVGDIENGINLFKKNCTACHSIELKKKMIGPALYGITEKRSRKWLHQWIKDNKSLRENGDKEAIKIYKEYGNIEMNSFSQFSEKQIDDILSFIAENPDLRKKKENQNHEINKTDEINENNKEEKNFLVKLIIFYFGILSIILFWILYRIQILVRLNKKNEGEIKISFFTKLSLRINILYRKILENNKRKWFLCFCFTGFFLLFGIYEIWYFLMKIDVNKGYKPIQPIYFSHKIHSEINKIDCQYCHSSAKYSKISGIPSVNVCMNCHITIHEYNGDYLEKGKSRHEYNQEIQKIYQAVGWNPETRKYSRKTQPIQWVRIHNMPDFVYFDHSQHIITGEKTIKKLKKVSTVCNACHGEVQKMDTIEMSNDFTMEWCISCHKNVEIDNSNRYYKEYFPKKNTNNKNKITLDMIGGTECAKCHY; this is translated from the coding sequence ATGAGAAAAATTTCGTTTTTTATTTTCATTTTTTCTCTTTTTTTCTTCTTTTTTAAAGAAGATAAATTAAAAGCTTCTGATATTATTGTAGGAGACATCGAAAATGGAATTAATCTTTTTAAAAAAAATTGCACAGCATGTCATTCTATAGAATTAAAGAAAAAAATGATAGGACCTGCTCTATACGGAATAACTGAAAAAAGAAGTCGAAAATGGTTACATCAATGGATTAAAGATAATAAATCTTTAAGAGAAAATGGAGATAAAGAAGCTATAAAAATTTATAAAGAATATGGAAATATAGAAATGAATTCTTTTTCTCAATTTTCCGAAAAACAAATAGATGATATATTATCTTTTATTGCAGAAAACCCAGATTTAAGAAAAAAAAAAGAAAATCAAAATCATGAAATAAATAAAACCGATGAAATAAATGAAAATAATAAAGAAGAAAAAAATTTTTTAGTCAAATTAATTATTTTTTATTTTGGGATTTTATCTATAATTCTATTTTGGATTTTGTATAGAATCCAAATTCTAGTTAGACTAAATAAAAAAAATGAAGGAGAAATAAAAATTTCTTTTTTTACTAAACTCTCTTTAAGAATAAATATTTTATACAGAAAAATACTAGAAAATAATAAAAGAAAGTGGTTCTTATGTTTTTGTTTTACAGGTTTTTTTTTGTTATTTGGAATATATGAAATTTGGTATTTTTTAATGAAAATAGATGTTAATAAAGGTTATAAACCTATACAACCTATTTATTTTTCTCATAAAATTCATTCTGAAATTAACAAAATTGATTGTCAATACTGTCATTCTTCTGCAAAATATAGTAAAATATCTGGAATTCCTTCAGTTAATGTTTGTATGAATTGTCATATTACTATTCATGAATATAACGGGGATTATTTAGAAAAAGGAAAAAGTAGACATGAATACAATCAAGAAATACAAAAAATATATCAGGCTGTAGGATGGAATCCGGAAACAAGAAAATATTCTAGAAAAACCCAACCCATTCAGTGGGTACGTATTCATAATATGCCAGATTTTGTCTATTTTGATCATTCTCAACATATCATAACAGGTGAAAAGACAATTAAAAAATTGAAAAAAGTAAGTACAGTCTGTAATGCATGTCATGGAGAAGTTCAAAAAATGGATACAATAGAAATGTCTAATGATTTTACTATGGAATGGTGTATATCTTGTCATAAAAACGTAGAAATAGATAATAGTAATCGATATTATAAAGAATATTTTCCAAAAAAAAACACAAATAATAAAAACAAAATAACTTTGGATATGATTGGGGGAACAGAATGCGCTAAATGTCATTATTAA
- a CDS encoding molybdopterin-dependent oxidoreductase family protein, translating into MKIDKKEKVFENYNPIKKILKEKTSRRDFLKWIGFSTASVTLAACKGPVIKSIPYVVKPDNITPGVPNYYASTMIDSFDIGSILVKTREGRPIKIEPNSSSKYFSTTSARIQSSLLSLYDEERLKGPFLKGKKSSWKEIDNYVIKHLKYLSKTKKDIIFLSYSFPSFSTKKLIQNFKNKYPFTKSIIYDPISYSQVLNASEEIFGVRGFPIFDLKKSELIISFDADFLGDWSPENMAKSYVFNRTPKKNMMQHIQIESNMTITGANADIRLSKKPSDIKKMLFELFQVIFLGKKTKDKNIERIVLLMNKMGPKSVILADGDQESYELSFLINIKIKSLALQKNKFFLSKESNDNEFKNFLNNLEKKNIGCLFIHDVNPVYSLPISISEILKKNIKKIPLTVSFSTKKDETNEIVDVLAPIPHWLECWGDTNPVTNLYTLIQPTIQSIFNTRQFQDSLIIWGEMKEKNYYEYLKKTWERDIIPKSNVFSFNEALFHGFVETKNQKYVSNYFLRKKNDKIQKYKKKIIYKKDKNSNFELRLYTKISMGDGYHHNNPWLQELPDPITRTTWDNYLTISSIDANRMELKNWNSGDGALNANCVVMILLWNGVYLVIKT; encoded by the coding sequence ATGAAAATAGATAAAAAAGAAAAAGTATTTGAAAATTATAATCCCATAAAAAAAATACTTAAAGAAAAAACATCAAGACGTGATTTTCTTAAATGGATAGGTTTTAGTACAGCTTCAGTAACTTTAGCCGCTTGCAAAGGTCCAGTTATAAAATCTATTCCTTATGTTGTTAAACCAGATAATATAACTCCAGGAGTTCCTAATTATTATGCATCAACAATGATTGATTCTTTTGATATAGGAAGTATTTTGGTAAAAACAAGAGAAGGTCGTCCTATTAAAATAGAACCTAATTCTTCTTCTAAATATTTTAGTACAACATCTGCAAGAATCCAATCATCTTTATTATCTCTTTATGATGAAGAAAGGTTAAAAGGTCCTTTTTTAAAAGGAAAAAAAAGTTCTTGGAAAGAAATAGACAACTATGTTATTAAACATTTAAAATATTTATCTAAAACGAAAAAAGATATAATTTTTCTTTCTTATTCTTTTCCAAGTTTTTCTACAAAAAAATTAATTCAAAACTTTAAAAATAAATATCCTTTTACTAAAAGTATTATCTATGATCCAATTTCATATTCCCAAGTTTTAAATGCTTCAGAAGAAATATTTGGAGTTCGTGGTTTTCCTATTTTTGATTTGAAAAAATCAGAATTAATAATTTCATTTGATGCTGATTTTTTAGGAGATTGGAGCCCAGAAAATATGGCTAAATCTTATGTTTTTAACAGAACTCCTAAAAAAAATATGATGCAACATATTCAAATAGAAAGTAATATGACAATTACAGGCGCAAATGCAGATATTCGTTTATCTAAAAAACCTTCTGATATAAAAAAAATGTTGTTTGAACTTTTTCAAGTTATTTTTTTAGGAAAAAAAACTAAAGATAAAAATATAGAAAGAATAGTTTTATTAATGAATAAAATGGGACCTAAAAGTGTTATTCTTGCAGATGGAGATCAAGAATCTTATGAATTATCTTTTTTGATTAATATCAAAATAAAAAGTCTTGCTTTACAAAAAAATAAATTTTTTTTATCAAAGGAAAGTAATGACAATGAATTCAAAAATTTTTTGAACAATTTGGAAAAAAAAAATATTGGATGTTTGTTCATTCATGATGTAAATCCTGTTTATAGTCTTCCAATTTCTATTTCTGAAATATTGAAAAAAAATATAAAAAAAATACCTTTAACAGTTTCTTTTTCCACAAAAAAAGATGAAACAAATGAAATTGTGGATGTTCTAGCACCTATTCCTCATTGGTTGGAATGCTGGGGTGATACTAATCCTGTTACTAATCTTTATACACTAATTCAACCTACTATTCAATCTATTTTTAACACAAGACAATTTCAAGATTCTTTAATTATTTGGGGTGAAATGAAAGAAAAAAATTATTACGAATACTTGAAAAAAACTTGGGAAAGAGATATTATTCCTAAATCTAATGTATTTTCTTTTAATGAAGCTTTATTTCATGGTTTTGTTGAAACTAAAAATCAAAAATATGTTTCAAATTATTTTTTGAGAAAAAAAAACGATAAAATACAAAAATATAAAAAAAAGATAATTTACAAAAAAGATAAAAATTCCAATTTTGAACTTAGATTATATACGAAAATTAGCATGGGTGATGGATATCATCATAATAATCCTTGGTTACAAGAGCTTCCGGATCCTATTACACGTACTACATGGGATAACTACTTAACTATATCATCTATTGATGCTAATAGAATGGAATTGAAGAATTGGAATTCAGGAGATGGAGCTTTGAATGCTAATTGTGTAGTAATGATTTTACTATGGAATGGTGTATATCTTGTCATAAAAACGTAG